The Chaetodon trifascialis isolate fChaTrf1 chromosome 17, fChaTrf1.hap1, whole genome shotgun sequence genome has a segment encoding these proteins:
- the LOC139345870 gene encoding major histocompatibility complex class I-related gene protein-like isoform X5, which translates to MEKLLLLLLLCRVSSPVKHSLRYFFAGSTEVHNVPEFVGAAEVDGIVMGYCDTDRKIVEPKQELVKIFFEMDPDQLEWYNGECFENQPNFFKATIYTLMQLFNQSGGVHVLQRMDGCEWDDETGEIHGFMLYGYDGEDLLSFDLKKLTWIPLKPEAVPIKRRWDAETTRTTYVEVFLTRLCPEWLKKYVAFGKSLLERTERPSVSLLQKTPSSPVSCHASGFYPDRATLIWRKDGEELHEDVELGEILPNHDGTFQTSADLNVSSVPPEDWRRYDCVFHLSGVEDNIVTKLDEAEIRTNWGSSSKFAVGAGVGVVAGLLLPTLFVAGLFIWRRNNNGENVLW; encoded by the exons ATGGAgaagttgctgttgttgcttctCTTGTGTCGCGTTTCATCTCCAG tgaaacactcGCTGAGGTATTTCTTCGCTGGATCTACTGAAGTCCACAACGTTCCAGAGTTCGTGGGAGCTGCCGAGGTTGACGGGATTGTGATGGGTTACTGCGACACCGACAGAAAGATCGTAGAGCCAAAGCAGGAGttggtgaaaatattttttgaaatgGATCCTGATCAGTTGGAGTGGTACAATGGAGAGTGTTTTGAGAATCAGCCGAACTTTTTCAAAGCTACGATTTACACTTTGATGCAGCTCTTCAACCAAAGTGGAG gTGTCCATGTTTTACAGAGGATGGATGGCTGTGAGTGGGACGATGAGACTGGAGAGATTCATGGTTTCATGCTGTATGGTTATGATGGAGAAGACCTCCTGTCATTCGACCTGAAGAAGCTGACATGGATCCCTCTGAAACCAGAGGCTGTCCCCATCAAACGGAGATGGGACGCTGAGACAACTAGAACAACATACGTTGAGGTGTTCCTCACTCGGCTTTGTCCTGAGTGGCTGAAGAAGTATGTGGCCTTCGGCAAGAGCCTTCTGGAGAGAACAG agcgtccctcagtgtctctcctccagaagactccctcctctccagtcagCTGCCACGCTTCAGGTTTCTACCCTGACAGAGCCACACTCatctggaggaaagatggagaggagcttCATGAGGACGTGGAGCTCGGAGAGATCCTCCCCAACCACGACGGAACCTTCCAGACGAGCGCTGACCTGAACGTTTCATCAGTCCCACCTGAAGACTGGAGGAGGTAcgactgtgtgtttcatctctctggtGTGGAGGACAACATCGTCACCAAACTGGACGAAGCAGAGATCAGGACCAACTGGG GTTCTTCCTCAAAGTTTGCTGTTGGTGCAGGTGTTGGTGTCGTTGCAGGACTGCTGCTGCCGACACTCTTCGTCGCTGGACTCTTCATCTGGAGAAGGAACAATAACGGTGA AAATGTCCTCTGGTGA
- the LOC139345870 gene encoding major histocompatibility complex class I-related gene protein-like isoform X2 has translation MEKLLLLLLLCRVSSPVKHSLRYFFAGSTEVHNVPEFVGAAEVDGIVMGYCDTDRKIVEPKQELVKIFFEMDPDQLEWYNGECFENQPNFFKATIYTLMQLFNQSGGVHVLQRMDGCEWDDETGEIHGFMLYGYDGEDLLSFDLKKLTWIPLKPEAVPIKRRWDAETTRTTYVEVFLTRLCPEWLKKYVAFGKSLLERTERPSVSLLQKTPSSPVSCHASGFYPDRATLIWRKDGEELHEDVELGEILPNHDGTFQTSADLNVSSVPPEDWRRYDCVFHLSGVEDNIVTKLDEAEIRTNWGSSSKFAVGAGVGVVAGLLLPTLFVAGLFIWRRNNNGFKPATSKFSFMKNKIYECYYKSST, from the exons ATGGAgaagttgctgttgttgcttctCTTGTGTCGCGTTTCATCTCCAG tgaaacactcGCTGAGGTATTTCTTCGCTGGATCTACTGAAGTCCACAACGTTCCAGAGTTCGTGGGAGCTGCCGAGGTTGACGGGATTGTGATGGGTTACTGCGACACCGACAGAAAGATCGTAGAGCCAAAGCAGGAGttggtgaaaatattttttgaaatgGATCCTGATCAGTTGGAGTGGTACAATGGAGAGTGTTTTGAGAATCAGCCGAACTTTTTCAAAGCTACGATTTACACTTTGATGCAGCTCTTCAACCAAAGTGGAG gTGTCCATGTTTTACAGAGGATGGATGGCTGTGAGTGGGACGATGAGACTGGAGAGATTCATGGTTTCATGCTGTATGGTTATGATGGAGAAGACCTCCTGTCATTCGACCTGAAGAAGCTGACATGGATCCCTCTGAAACCAGAGGCTGTCCCCATCAAACGGAGATGGGACGCTGAGACAACTAGAACAACATACGTTGAGGTGTTCCTCACTCGGCTTTGTCCTGAGTGGCTGAAGAAGTATGTGGCCTTCGGCAAGAGCCTTCTGGAGAGAACAG agcgtccctcagtgtctctcctccagaagactccctcctctccagtcagCTGCCACGCTTCAGGTTTCTACCCTGACAGAGCCACACTCatctggaggaaagatggagaggagcttCATGAGGACGTGGAGCTCGGAGAGATCCTCCCCAACCACGACGGAACCTTCCAGACGAGCGCTGACCTGAACGTTTCATCAGTCCCACCTGAAGACTGGAGGAGGTAcgactgtgtgtttcatctctctggtGTGGAGGACAACATCGTCACCAAACTGGACGAAGCAGAGATCAGGACCAACTGGG GTTCTTCCTCAAAGTTTGCTGTTGGTGCAGGTGTTGGTGTCGTTGCAGGACTGCTGCTGCCGACACTCTTCGTCGCTGGACTCTTCATCTGGAGAAGGAACAATAACG gATTCAAACCTGCAACCAGTAAGTTTTCCTTTATGaagaataaaatatatgaatGTTACTACAAATCATCAACATGA
- the LOC139346079 gene encoding major histocompatibility complex class I-related gene protein-like, translating to MEKLLMLLLLSRVSSPVQHSLKYFFTGSSEVQNVPEFMAAGELSGIVMGYYDTDRKIIELKQELVKIFFEMNPDLWEWHSGDDFKALPNIFKAFIHSLMQLFNQSGGVHVLQWITACGWDEETGEIHGFSQYGYDGEDFLSFDQKTLTWIALKPEAVPIKQRWDAETAHNEYTERFLSQICPDLLKTYVVFFKSLLERKERPSVSLLQKTPSSPVSCHASGFYPDRATLIWRKDGEEIHEDVELGEILPNHDGTFQTSADLSVSSVPPEDWRRYDCVFHLSGVEDDIVTKLDKAAIRTNWGETEISIICPLKQTWILSDLDGIKKLVPPLRIILESISDFVV from the exons atggagaagtTACTGATGTTGCTGCTCTTGAGTCGCGTTTCATCTCCAG TGCAACACTCCTTGAAGTATTTCTTCACCGGATCTTCTGAAGTCCAGAACGTTCCAGAGTTCATGGCAGCTGGAGAGCTCAGTGGGATTGTGATGGGTTACTACGACACCGACAGAAAGATCATAGAGCTAAAGCAGGAGttggtgaaaatattttttgaaatgAATCCTGATCTGTGGGAGTGGCACAGTGGAGACGATTTTAAGGCTCTGCCGAACATTTTCAAAGCTTTCATTCACAGTTTGATGCAGCTCTTCAACCAAAGTGGAG gtgTCCATGTTTTACAGTGGATAACTGCCTGTGGGTGGGATGAGGAAACCGGAGAGATTCATGGTTTTAGTCAGTATGGTTATGATGGAGAAGACTTCCTATCATTCGACCAGAAGACGCTGACATGGATCGCTCTGAAACCAGAGGCTGTCCCCATCAAACAGAGATGGGATGCTGAGACAGCTCACAATGAATACACTGAGAGGTTCCTAAGCCAGATTTGTCCTGATTTGCTGAAGACATATGTGGTCTTTTTCAAAAGTCTTCTGGAGAGAAAAG agcgtccctcagtgtctctcctccagaagactccctcctctccagtcagCTGCCACGCTTCAGGTTTCTACCCTGACAGAGCCACACTCatctggaggaaagatggagaggagattCATGAGGACGTGGAGCTCGGAGAGATCCTCCCCAACCACGACGGAACCTTCCAGACGAGCGCTGACCTGAGCGTTTCATCAGTCCCACCTGAAGACTGGAGGAGGTAcgactgtgtgtttcatctctctggtGTGGAGGACGACATCGTCACCAAACTGGACAAAGCAGCCATCAGGACCAACTGGGGTGAGACTGAGATCAGTATTATTTGTCCATTAAAGCAGACCTGGATT CTCTCCGACCTCGACGGTATTAAAAAGCTTGTTCCTCCTCTGAGAATCATTTTGGAATCTATCAGTGATTTCGTCGTTTGA
- the LOC139345870 gene encoding major histocompatibility complex class I-related gene protein-like isoform X4: MEKLLLLLLLCRVSSPVKHSLRYFFAGSTEVHNVPEFVGAAEVDGIVMGYCDTDRKIVEPKQELVKIFFEMDPDQLEWYNGECFENQPNFFKATIYTLMQLFNQSGGVHVLQRMDGCEWDDETGEIHGFMLYGYDGEDLLSFDLKKLTWIPLKPEAVPIKRRWDAETTRTTYVEVFLTRLCPEWLKKYVAFGKSLLERTERPSVSLLQKTPSSPVSCHASGFYPDRATLIWRKDGEELHEDVELGEILPNHDGTFQTSADLNVSSVPPEDWRRYDCVFHLSGVEDNIVTKLDEAEIRTNWGSSSKFAVGAGVGVVAGLLLPTLFVAGLFIWRRNNNGEPVRTPLQ; encoded by the exons ATGGAgaagttgctgttgttgcttctCTTGTGTCGCGTTTCATCTCCAG tgaaacactcGCTGAGGTATTTCTTCGCTGGATCTACTGAAGTCCACAACGTTCCAGAGTTCGTGGGAGCTGCCGAGGTTGACGGGATTGTGATGGGTTACTGCGACACCGACAGAAAGATCGTAGAGCCAAAGCAGGAGttggtgaaaatattttttgaaatgGATCCTGATCAGTTGGAGTGGTACAATGGAGAGTGTTTTGAGAATCAGCCGAACTTTTTCAAAGCTACGATTTACACTTTGATGCAGCTCTTCAACCAAAGTGGAG gTGTCCATGTTTTACAGAGGATGGATGGCTGTGAGTGGGACGATGAGACTGGAGAGATTCATGGTTTCATGCTGTATGGTTATGATGGAGAAGACCTCCTGTCATTCGACCTGAAGAAGCTGACATGGATCCCTCTGAAACCAGAGGCTGTCCCCATCAAACGGAGATGGGACGCTGAGACAACTAGAACAACATACGTTGAGGTGTTCCTCACTCGGCTTTGTCCTGAGTGGCTGAAGAAGTATGTGGCCTTCGGCAAGAGCCTTCTGGAGAGAACAG agcgtccctcagtgtctctcctccagaagactccctcctctccagtcagCTGCCACGCTTCAGGTTTCTACCCTGACAGAGCCACACTCatctggaggaaagatggagaggagcttCATGAGGACGTGGAGCTCGGAGAGATCCTCCCCAACCACGACGGAACCTTCCAGACGAGCGCTGACCTGAACGTTTCATCAGTCCCACCTGAAGACTGGAGGAGGTAcgactgtgtgtttcatctctctggtGTGGAGGACAACATCGTCACCAAACTGGACGAAGCAGAGATCAGGACCAACTGGG GTTCTTCCTCAAAGTTTGCTGTTGGTGCAGGTGTTGGTGTCGTTGCAGGACTGCTGCTGCCGACACTCTTCGTCGCTGGACTCTTCATCTGGAGAAGGAACAATAACGGTGA gccagtaaggactccattgcaatag
- the LOC139345870 gene encoding major histocompatibility complex class I-related gene protein-like isoform X3: protein MEKLLLLLLLCRVSSPVKHSLRYFFAGSTEVHNVPEFVGAAEVDGIVMGYCDTDRKIVEPKQELVKIFFEMDPDQLEWYNGECFENQPNFFKATIYTLMQLFNQSGGVHVLQRMDGCEWDDETGEIHGFMLYGYDGEDLLSFDLKKLTWIPLKPEAVPIKRRWDAETTRTTYVEVFLTRLCPEWLKKYVAFGKSLLERTERPSVSLLQKTPSSPVSCHASGFYPDRATLIWRKDGEELHEDVELGEILPNHDGTFQTSADLNVSSVPPEDWRRYDCVFHLSGVEDNIVTKLDEAEIRTNWGSSSKFAVGAGVGVVAGLLLPTLFVAGLFIWRRNNNDPSSSSSSSS from the exons ATGGAgaagttgctgttgttgcttctCTTGTGTCGCGTTTCATCTCCAG tgaaacactcGCTGAGGTATTTCTTCGCTGGATCTACTGAAGTCCACAACGTTCCAGAGTTCGTGGGAGCTGCCGAGGTTGACGGGATTGTGATGGGTTACTGCGACACCGACAGAAAGATCGTAGAGCCAAAGCAGGAGttggtgaaaatattttttgaaatgGATCCTGATCAGTTGGAGTGGTACAATGGAGAGTGTTTTGAGAATCAGCCGAACTTTTTCAAAGCTACGATTTACACTTTGATGCAGCTCTTCAACCAAAGTGGAG gTGTCCATGTTTTACAGAGGATGGATGGCTGTGAGTGGGACGATGAGACTGGAGAGATTCATGGTTTCATGCTGTATGGTTATGATGGAGAAGACCTCCTGTCATTCGACCTGAAGAAGCTGACATGGATCCCTCTGAAACCAGAGGCTGTCCCCATCAAACGGAGATGGGACGCTGAGACAACTAGAACAACATACGTTGAGGTGTTCCTCACTCGGCTTTGTCCTGAGTGGCTGAAGAAGTATGTGGCCTTCGGCAAGAGCCTTCTGGAGAGAACAG agcgtccctcagtgtctctcctccagaagactccctcctctccagtcagCTGCCACGCTTCAGGTTTCTACCCTGACAGAGCCACACTCatctggaggaaagatggagaggagcttCATGAGGACGTGGAGCTCGGAGAGATCCTCCCCAACCACGACGGAACCTTCCAGACGAGCGCTGACCTGAACGTTTCATCAGTCCCACCTGAAGACTGGAGGAGGTAcgactgtgtgtttcatctctctggtGTGGAGGACAACATCGTCACCAAACTGGACGAAGCAGAGATCAGGACCAACTGGG GTTCTTCCTCAAAGTTTGCTGTTGGTGCAGGTGTTGGTGTCGTTGCAGGACTGCTGCTGCCGACACTCTTCGTCGCTGGACTCTTCATCTGGAGAAGGAACAATAACG Acccgtcatcatcatcatcatcatcatcatga
- the LOC139345871 gene encoding major histocompatibility complex class I-related gene protein-like, with amino-acid sequence MKAVHVLLLFCQVASAVRHHLKYFLSASSGLQTFPEFVAFSMVDDIQGGYCDSSKERPELKQAWIKKLIQDYPHLLEWYGQECVRYQHIYRANIDILKQQMNQTGGVHIFQRVHGCEWDDETGEVNAFNQFGYNGEDFIVLDLKTMTWIAAKPQAVILKHKWDRDIIYLEAKRIFNTQGCPKRLKTYLEYLKGFLQRTERPSVSLLQKTPSSPVSCHASGFYPDRATLIWRKDGEELHEDVELGEILPNHDATFQTSADLNVSSVPPEDWRRYDCVFHLSGVEDDMVTKLDKAAIRTNWEKPSDETALISAAVVVLLLFITAAAAGFIVYKKKKVQRPPSPPDSSSELSEKLNPET; translated from the exons ATGAAGGCCGTTCATGTGTTGCTTCTCTTCTGTCAGGTTGCATCTGCAG TGAGGCACCACCTGAAATATTTCCTCTCTGCATCGTCTGGACTCCAGACCTTCCCAGAGTTCGTGGCTTTTTCGATGGTCGATGACATTCAAGGCGGTTactgtgacagcagcaaagaAAGACCCGAGCTCAAACAGGCCTGGATCAAAAAGTTAATCCAGGATTATCCTCACCTGTTGGAGTGGTACGGTCAGGAGTGTGTGCGTTACCAACACATCTACAGGGCCAACATCgatattttaaagcaacaaATGAACCAGACTGGAG GTGTGCACATCTTCCAGAGGGTGCATGGCTGCGAGTGGGATGACGAGACTGGAGAGGTTAATGCCTTTAATCAGTTTGGGTACAACGGAGAGGACTTCATCGTGCTGGATCTGAAGACGATGACGTGGATCGCCGCAAAACCACAGGCTGTCATCCTCAAACACAAGTGGGACAGAGACATCATTTACCTGGAAGCCAAAAGGATTTTCAACACTCAGGGTTGTCCCAAGAGGCTGAAGACGTATTTGGAATATTTGAAGGGTTTCCTGCAGAGAACAG agcgtccctcagtgtctctcctccagaagactccctcctctccagtcagCTGCCACGCTTCAGGTTTCTACCCTGACAGAGCCACACTCatctggaggaaagatggagaggagcttCATGAGGATGTGGAGCTCGGAGAGATCCTCCCCAACCACGACGCAACCTTCCAGACGAGCGCTGACCTGAACGTTTCATCAGTCCCACCTGAAGACTGGAGGAGGTAcgactgtgtgtttcatctctctggtGTGGAGGACGACATGGTCACCAAACTGGACAAAGCAGCCATCAGGACCAACTGGG aGAAGCCCAGTGATGAGACCgccctcatctctgctgcagtggttgttcttctcctcttcatcactgctgctgctgctggattcaTCGTctacaaaaagaagaaag TCCAACGGCCTCCATCTC ctcctgacagcagctctgagctctctgagaaactgaatccagagacctga
- the LOC139345870 gene encoding major histocompatibility complex class I-related gene protein-like isoform X1, with product MEKLLLLLLLCRVSSPVKHSLRYFFAGSTEVHNVPEFVGAAEVDGIVMGYCDTDRKIVEPKQELVKIFFEMDPDQLEWYNGECFENQPNFFKATIYTLMQLFNQSGGVHVLQRMDGCEWDDETGEIHGFMLYGYDGEDLLSFDLKKLTWIPLKPEAVPIKRRWDAETTRTTYVEVFLTRLCPEWLKKYVAFGKSLLERTERPSVSLLQKTPSSPVSCHASGFYPDRATLIWRKDGEELHEDVELGEILPNHDGTFQTSADLNVSSVPPEDWRRYDCVFHLSGVEDNIVTKLDEAEIRTNWGSSSKFAVGAGVGVVAGLLLPTLFVAGLFIWRRNNNGEPVIIIIIIIMIIIIVIIIRPTSSS from the exons ATGGAgaagttgctgttgttgcttctCTTGTGTCGCGTTTCATCTCCAG tgaaacactcGCTGAGGTATTTCTTCGCTGGATCTACTGAAGTCCACAACGTTCCAGAGTTCGTGGGAGCTGCCGAGGTTGACGGGATTGTGATGGGTTACTGCGACACCGACAGAAAGATCGTAGAGCCAAAGCAGGAGttggtgaaaatattttttgaaatgGATCCTGATCAGTTGGAGTGGTACAATGGAGAGTGTTTTGAGAATCAGCCGAACTTTTTCAAAGCTACGATTTACACTTTGATGCAGCTCTTCAACCAAAGTGGAG gTGTCCATGTTTTACAGAGGATGGATGGCTGTGAGTGGGACGATGAGACTGGAGAGATTCATGGTTTCATGCTGTATGGTTATGATGGAGAAGACCTCCTGTCATTCGACCTGAAGAAGCTGACATGGATCCCTCTGAAACCAGAGGCTGTCCCCATCAAACGGAGATGGGACGCTGAGACAACTAGAACAACATACGTTGAGGTGTTCCTCACTCGGCTTTGTCCTGAGTGGCTGAAGAAGTATGTGGCCTTCGGCAAGAGCCTTCTGGAGAGAACAG agcgtccctcagtgtctctcctccagaagactccctcctctccagtcagCTGCCACGCTTCAGGTTTCTACCCTGACAGAGCCACACTCatctggaggaaagatggagaggagcttCATGAGGACGTGGAGCTCGGAGAGATCCTCCCCAACCACGACGGAACCTTCCAGACGAGCGCTGACCTGAACGTTTCATCAGTCCCACCTGAAGACTGGAGGAGGTAcgactgtgtgtttcatctctctggtGTGGAGGACAACATCGTCACCAAACTGGACGAAGCAGAGATCAGGACCAACTGGG GTTCTTCCTCAAAGTTTGCTGTTGGTGCAGGTGTTGGTGTCGTTGCAGGACTGCTGCTGCCGACACTCTTCGTCGCTGGACTCTTCATCTGGAGAAGGAACAATAACGGTGA AcccgtcatcatcatcatcatcatcatcatgatcatcatcatcgtcatcatcatcagaccaACCTCAAGCAGCTGA